The Psychrobacillus glaciei genome window below encodes:
- a CDS encoding replication initiation factor domain-containing protein: MDNAENIATIESTNSQANLTALIDWLEFTVHDLAVDTIINLILKLDPKDFMEVKKGRFGYQKQKLWNAGTLFLLYNLESGNDKMGVHIILTGQACRQYEANKSIVNIISNSKKTMARHNFTRVDIAIDDKKDSVINFDKFLRYSEDGHVSSLWYKYSLIMERRISDTETLGRTLYYGSKKSKIFMRVYDKKLEQIKKAKANQQKKEELLKVQNEWTRMELVFREERAGMAADYILMSKEIGILIRGVLNQYIRFVEPNPNSTNQQKRRWDTAPWWQDIIEDVEKIKLSQKKADRRIEDMKDWVKKQISPTLATILEATEGDMSWLVNVIVGGSSRLKNKHKQAIHQYMTERKK, encoded by the coding sequence TTGGATAATGCTGAAAACATTGCTACGATTGAATCCACGAACAGTCAAGCGAACTTAACGGCACTAATTGACTGGCTAGAGTTCACCGTTCACGATTTAGCTGTAGATACTATCATAAATTTAATACTTAAATTAGATCCTAAAGATTTCATGGAAGTGAAAAAAGGACGTTTCGGCTATCAAAAGCAAAAACTTTGGAACGCTGGCACATTATTTCTTTTGTATAACCTGGAGTCGGGCAATGACAAAATGGGCGTACATATCATACTTACTGGTCAAGCTTGCAGGCAGTATGAAGCTAATAAATCTATAGTAAATATCATAAGTAACAGCAAAAAAACAATGGCAAGGCATAACTTTACTCGTGTGGATATTGCAATCGATGATAAAAAGGATAGTGTAATAAACTTCGATAAGTTCCTTCGCTATAGTGAGGACGGCCATGTATCTAGTTTGTGGTATAAATATTCTCTAATCATGGAACGTCGAATATCAGATACGGAAACTTTGGGTAGGACTTTATATTACGGATCTAAAAAATCCAAAATATTTATGCGAGTTTATGATAAAAAATTGGAACAAATAAAGAAAGCAAAGGCAAATCAACAGAAAAAAGAAGAACTGTTGAAGGTGCAAAACGAATGGACACGAATGGAATTAGTATTTCGCGAAGAAAGAGCCGGTATGGCAGCGGATTATATACTAATGAGCAAGGAAATCGGAATATTAATACGCGGTGTTTTGAATCAATATATTCGCTTTGTTGAACCAAATCCAAATTCAACAAATCAGCAAAAGCGGAGATGGGATACGGCGCCTTGGTGGCAAGATATCATTGAAGATGTCGAGAAAATAAAACTCTCGCAAAAGAAGGCAGATAGAAGAATTGAGGATATGAAGGATTGGGTGAAAAAACAAATATCTCCTACATTAGCAACCATTTTAGAAGCAACAGAGGGCGATATGAGTTGGCTTGTGAATGTCATAGTTGGTGGCAGCAGTCGCTTGAAAAATAAGCATAAACAAGCTATTCACCAGTACATGACAGAACGAAAAAAATGA
- a CDS encoding N-acetylmuramoyl-L-alanine amidase, with protein sequence MLDYGHGGSDPGAVYKNRKEANDNLILGQAVAKLLRAAGIQVDETRTTDKTMSLIERSNAEKKKKYDYFISFHRNAFQPEKAAGVETFIFSMDNSKSKGLATAIQNSIVQCGFVDRGVKTANYHVLEKTNSAALLLEVGFIDNTSDNKLFDSKFDTIAKMIAEAIILNFGIKTLEYCIKCGQKVLNN encoded by the coding sequence ATGCTAGATTATGGCCACGGAGGTTCGGATCCTGGTGCGGTCTATAAAAATCGAAAAGAAGCCAATGATAACCTGATTCTCGGTCAAGCTGTTGCAAAGCTTCTACGAGCTGCAGGTATCCAAGTTGATGAAACGAGAACAACGGATAAGACAATGTCCTTAATAGAACGAAGCAATGCCGAAAAGAAGAAAAAATACGATTATTTTATTTCCTTTCATCGCAACGCTTTTCAACCAGAAAAGGCTGCAGGAGTTGAGACGTTTATTTTCTCCATGGATAACTCAAAATCGAAGGGCTTAGCAACTGCAATACAAAATTCAATAGTACAGTGTGGCTTTGTAGATCGTGGAGTTAAAACGGCGAATTACCACGTATTAGAGAAAACCAATTCCGCTGCACTTTTGTTGGAAGTTGGATTTATAGATAACACCAGCGACAATAAACTGTTTGATTCTAAATTCGATACGATAGCAAAAATGATAGCTGAAGCGATTATTTTAAATTTCGGTATAAAAACACTCGAGTATTGTATCAAGTGTGGTCAAAAAGTATTAAATAATTGA
- a CDS encoding single-stranded DNA-binding protein, protein MNKIVLLGRLAADPEIKYAPNGTAVARFTLAVSRENDRDKADFFYCTAFGKLAQSLSDYCQKGRQVLLDGRVEINVVPDQQTNGKKTYVNVIVNSCEFLAKPQQQGELINSFNSQESNKQNQQPTNNRQQQYQQNMDSFKQNGQPY, encoded by the coding sequence ATGAATAAAATAGTTCTACTCGGAAGATTGGCAGCGGATCCAGAAATAAAATATGCACCAAATGGGACGGCAGTAGCAAGGTTTACATTAGCAGTATCACGCGAAAATGACCGCGATAAAGCTGACTTTTTCTATTGCACCGCCTTCGGAAAACTGGCTCAGTCATTATCCGATTACTGTCAAAAAGGCAGACAAGTCTTGCTGGATGGTCGTGTTGAGATAAATGTAGTGCCGGATCAACAAACTAACGGCAAAAAAACTTACGTAAATGTTATCGTAAACTCCTGTGAATTTTTAGCAAAACCCCAGCAGCAAGGTGAACTGATTAACTCTTTTAATAGCCAGGAATCTAATAAACAAAACCAACAACCGACAAATAACCGTCAGCAACAATATCAACAAAACATGGATAGTTTTAAGCAAAATGGTCAACCGTATTGA
- a CDS encoding tyrosine-type recombinase/integrase, whose translation MLEGKTLNTVTTYGFHLNAFNRWLKFEKQTLDGMKAMDLLGFKEWMLKKGKSERTFNAVISCLRGYFDFLILHEVVKTNPVSNLLRIKVKSYKQERLTDEQIHEFYTYIDQLKPNIRTAFYLMIGSGARVGEVAHLTKEDITIEKEGRIFVDIQDAKWGSDRKIPIVFEKSALIVHDYLQSVDTSSLPVFRVSKRTLQTHATTFMQKTNIPFSCHVLRHTFATLLLEKSVPIEKIQYLLGHKTPSATAHYTQSAHINVLDLAPSIWQGER comes from the coding sequence TTGCTTGAAGGAAAGACCCTTAACACAGTAACGACATACGGTTTTCATTTGAACGCATTCAATCGGTGGCTTAAATTTGAAAAACAAACTCTTGATGGTATGAAAGCAATGGACCTACTGGGATTTAAAGAGTGGATGTTGAAGAAAGGAAAATCAGAGCGCACGTTTAACGCCGTTATTTCTTGTTTACGTGGCTACTTTGACTTTTTGATTCTGCACGAAGTCGTTAAAACGAATCCAGTTAGTAATCTATTACGAATCAAGGTGAAGTCTTATAAACAGGAAAGGTTAACGGATGAACAGATTCACGAGTTTTATACGTACATCGATCAATTGAAACCAAACATACGAACAGCGTTCTATCTAATGATTGGCAGTGGTGCACGAGTCGGGGAAGTAGCTCATTTAACGAAAGAAGATATAACGATAGAAAAAGAGGGAAGGATTTTCGTAGATATTCAAGATGCAAAATGGGGAAGTGATAGAAAAATCCCTATCGTATTTGAAAAATCCGCACTCATCGTCCACGACTATCTACAAAGTGTAGATACATCGAGTTTGCCAGTTTTTCGTGTAAGCAAACGGACACTACAGACACACGCCACGACTTTCATGCAAAAGACCAATATTCCATTTTCCTGTCATGTCTTACGACACACATTCGCTACTTTATTGCTTGAGAAGTCTGTACCTATCGAGAAAATTCAATATTTACTCGGTCATAAAACACCATCTGCAACTGCTCATTACACGCAATCAGCACATATTAATGTTTTAGATTTAGCACCATCAATATGGCAAGGGGAGAGATGA
- a CDS encoding YvrJ family protein — translation MNELIQYIADYGFAVIISVYLLVRMEKKIDTLSKSIDRLSQKNSND, via the coding sequence ATGAATGAGTTGATTCAATACATTGCCGATTACGGATTCGCTGTAATCATTTCGGTATATCTTTTAGTCCGGATGGAAAAGAAAATCGATACTTTATCCAAAAGTATTGATCGTTTGAGTCAAAAAAATAGTAACGATTAG
- a CDS encoding DUF2922 domain-containing protein produces MSEKTRKVLQMQFNTAENKDVSIRLTDPKPDLTATTVQAAMELFNDLKVFNSISLMGPARLKGAKTVETVTSDFGITVG; encoded by the coding sequence ATGAGCGAGAAAACTCGGAAGGTTCTACAAATGCAGTTTAATACTGCAGAAAACAAAGATGTTTCAATTCGTTTAACAGACCCAAAGCCCGACTTGACTGCTACAACAGTACAAGCCGCAATGGAGTTATTTAATGATTTAAAAGTTTTTAATTCTATAAGTTTAATGGGACCAGCGCGCTTGAAGGGAGCTAAAACAGTAGAAACGGTTACAAGTGATTTTGGTATTACAGTAGGTTAA